A region of Salmo salar chromosome ssa17, Ssal_v3.1, whole genome shotgun sequence DNA encodes the following proteins:
- the LOC106576161 gene encoding uncharacterized protein isoform X7 — protein MDNACENARAREWSYGDGYSRHSMAQWGSAPPAGERQYLTEQERERQWLNHAKEAAIRAHYNSHRQNSPMDFRGHGAQETQPPPLYHQDNHRMAPSQNQRDWSNLYGPLRGQATPNVTLHHSGEITETWAKHEPHFPSYEFLPPLIIERGHEDITHHHKADRDYMVGRIGNHYNLHYLESKWQMLDPTHSNGHARGHFNEHSRGHSNSYSWVHSTECSKGSSRGGSSGRSRGGSSARSRGGSSARSRGDSSGRSKGGSSGRSRGGSSGCSRGGSSGSSRVHSSRSPRLDFQAKHVNPFQTTTNSSPDIQNANITPTVTTSGRTTGPARDSTSLVQTFTTTAQQCVFMDFPSTGGTESGVVDLKAAQVTNADTHGILGPSVPSQAITQQTDHLPGNAALVSHTQTSTTPEQQHAPSPSLTETPQEKPPHKHKISLKEIQHWPQSVLRSKNGPVNGNNSTQDPSQSQQSSTEKMDVLQAGKTQLHLNTKDYQARPPERFSAEDSTIRLEIKSTPRYMTLAAVATAPPPPVAIVPPMGPQQSPEPMETENAGNELPFKILEAWSINEQQAENLWERAKDDASSLSVLNETVQVESLMEYDKPIDASATCSMASTGEDNEVLQVITQMDKRSPSPFVHTNTQATDIVCIGGAQTIVEGSTIGAYERTLDLSTIAEVQFKLCALQRLVTYLESATTVTEAKDGCLEAILELYWGGDNSNLVEALKEKTDKKIMQDVSAWAAEDEKAVVFFAVSGISLGEVVKKFPNPAHVDTSSQVGYRSSWLNVNEKLNDIDKYSGRAWSLWFIPDKAEESSKVVGGVQMDDNFHSKMETVELPAQQPVVEEATDSDLPINPHLTMVADPPTNADSETETLSPMILTVLTPEDAVKLLYETEAPDADLKTVTDLTTDSDTEPLYPMNLTILTSEDAMRLFCQIENGSDLQLASPEPCSENKDKTQTKQLENIESGSLDKSCYCPCIIETDNGFEMGLCSSCQREKGLQQGTRCITIAHCFTMSDTNDQETEVPKDSGGKATVDNQCRDKKQIHSTEEEGDDNQSSDNKTQGEMQQCTGVIPIIDFFFWSDASEDSDQETEESYNEQHAQIEAHASSVKMTEPETDTKAPCESAQERTTQSKVSHGSENRERWQDCRTSTLPLPKVENPSKVRANIIEDNWCSPIEDCGSPVEKYDNVADFVTQYKTCKSKKKVQHKMKKEKTLHPTSSDRQKHKKSHGKAERGRSPSQTAKCSGLKATVDNQCRDMMPHASHKRRHSTESDENRCKDKKRGSSTAKEREGCQSMDKKPPKSRHSTEKEREDNQSRDKTSQKRRNSTETEGRNSDSKELQCQLVDRERGSGNSLLCPGVKTLHVQGSSTTTVPLKLSINIPKKPSINTSPSKHTEVPRMPKTKAQNKISKHRSPAKSVSPVVNGRQRNGIKHKQKIQRQKVRLKKLSLPKNLVRKGSPPSQKREEDSPQSRTREEGSPPSQRREEGSPPRQKRVADRGEPGGLGIMVSKNPDSSKKLKRKAESDLTSQQMSTNIPKVLKKNEKGRLSKSECENDSLPPKPKLPRIPKLPRTPEVSKDWRERENRKETSPSASPESQTLNKPAKVAHKPKPFIKPSSPNGYSPGSHACPNPAMLSPQHGNRHFGAKVSARQQVFSDWESSFVPTRRQSGCPPKEVEGPQASPRSSSETRIIRSILKRADAPPKPKRNISFPLNPRNVHYFKPCEYENDVMFNRSYTDPEDAQHSDDEEEDVPVNCQNTKEQPPVMEEKRQDIGELKPGPSGLCEKRFKWKWEMQEPAAILMKKSIVQAKHWTKSLHRDPPKEFRHSAKKTGVGYKWSEKQKRPNEIEGVFFFFGLYMAVGNQLSSITTTDQRVDISSSFNHPARTKAKGEKPD, from the exons ATGGATAACGCCTGTGAAAATGCTAGAGCAAGAGAATGGAGCTATGGTGATGGATACAGCCGCCATAGTATGGCTCAGTGGGGAAGTGCTCCCCCTGCTGGTGAAAGACAGTACCTCACCGAACAGGAAAGGGAACGCCAGTGGCTGAACCATGCGAAAGAAGCTGCCATACGGGCCCACTACAACTCCCATAGACAAAACTCTCCAATGGACTTCCGTGGACATGGGGCACAAGAGACCCAGCCGCCGCCTCTGTATCATCAGGACAATCACAGAATGGCTCCGAGTCAGAACCAAAGGGATTGGTCAAATCTCTATGGACCCTTGAGAGGCCAGGCAACCCCTAATGTAACCTTACACCACAGTGGAGAGATAACAGAAACATGGGCTAAGCATGAACCCCACTTCCCCAGCTATGAGTTTTTGCCCCCACTCATTATCGAAAGAGGGCATGAGGATATAACCCATCACCATAAAGCTGACCGGGATTATATGGTTGGTCGGATAGGGAATCATTACAATCTCCATTACTTGGAAAGCAAATGGCAGATGTTAGATCCCACCCATTCCAATGGACATGCTAGAGGACATTTTAATGAACATTCAAGGGGACATTCTAATTCCTATTCCTGGGTTCATTCTACCGAATGCTCAAAGGGAAGTTCTAGGGGTGGGTCTAGTGGACGTTCTAGGGGTGGCTCTAGTGCACGTTCTAGGGGTGGCTCTAGTGCACGTTCTAGAGGTGACTCTAGTGGACGTTCTAAGGGTGGCTCTAGTGGACGTTCTAGGGGTGGCTCTAGTGGATGTTCTAGGGGTGGCTCTAGTGGAAGTTCTAGGGTCCATTCCAGCAGGTCTCCCAGGCTGGACTTCCAGGCTAAGCATGTCAACCCTTTTCAAACTACGACCAACAGTTCTCCAGACATTCAGAACGCAAACATCACTCCAACTGTTACAACATCAGGACGTACAACAGGTCCTGCGAGAGATTCTACATCACTTGTGCAGACCTTTACTACGACTGCACAGCAGTGTGTTTTTATGGATTTCCCTTCCACGGGAGGTACAGAATCTGGTGTTGTTGACCTAAAAGCAGCCCAGGTAACAAATGCAGACACCCATGGTATACTAGGACCTAGTGTTCCTTCCCAAGCCATAACTCAACAAACAGATCATCTTCCTGGCAATGCTGCTCTGGTTTCTCACACACAGACCTCTACCACCCCTGAACAGCAACatgctccctctccttctctcactgaGACACCTCAGGAAAAACCTCCTCATAAACATAAGATCTCACTCAAGGAAATACAGCACTGGCCCCAGAGTGTTTTAAGATCTAAAAATGGACCTGTAAATGGGAATAACTCAACACAAGACCCCTCTCAGTCCCAACAATCCAGCACAGAGAAGATGGACGTTTTACAAGCAGGCAAAACACAACTACATCTAAACACCAAAGACTACCAGGCGAGGCCCCCTGAGAGGTTTAGTGCTGAGGACTCCACTATACGGCTGGAGATTAAGTCCACCCCCAGGTACATGACCCTGGCGGCAGTTGCCACCGCTCCTCCGCCCCCCGTGGCTATTGTCCCTCCAATGGGTCCACAGCAGTCCCCAGAGCCCATGGAGACAGAGAATGCAGGCAATGAGCTGCCATTTAAGATTTTAGAGGCCTGGTCCATCAACGAACAACAGGCAGAAAACCTGTGGGAAAGAGCTAAAGATGATGcaagttctctctctgtcctaaaTGAGACGGTTCAAGTTGAGAGTCTTATGGAGTATGACAAGCCTATAGATGCATCTGCAACATGTTCAATGGCATCTACAGGAGAGGACAATGAGGTCCTTCAGGTCATCACACAGATGGACAAGAGATCACCTTCACCATTTGTCCACACCAACACTCAGGCAACTGATATTGTATGCATCGGTGGTGCCCAGACAATCGTGGAAGGTAGCACTATTGGCGCTTATGAGAGAACTCTTGATTTGTCCACAATTGCTGAAGTTCAGTTCAAGTTATGTGCGCTGCAGAGACTGGTTACTTACCTGGAGAGTGCGACAACAGTCACAGAGGCAAAGGATGGTTGTCTAGAGGCAATATTGGAGTTGTATTGGGGCGGGGATAACTCTAACCTGGTAGAAGCTTTAAAAGAGAAAACGGATAAGAAAATCATGCAGGATGTGTCTGCCTGGGCCGCAGAGGATGAGAAGGCAGTGGTTTTCTTTGCAGTCAGTGGTATATCACTGGGGGAAGTGGTCAAGAAGTTTCCCAATCCAGCACATGTTGACACCTCCTCCCAAGTGGGTTACAGGTCATCATGGTTAAATGTCAACGAGAAGCTGAATGACATTGACAAATATTCTGGAAGAGCTTGGTCTCTATGGTTCATACCAGATAAAGCAGAGGAGAGTTCCAAAGTGGTTGGGGGTGTCCAGATGGATGACAACTTCCACAGCAAGATGGAGACTGTGGAATTGCCTGCACAACAACCTGTTGTAGAAGAAGCAACAGACTCAGATCTCCCAATAAACCCACACCTCACGATGGTCGCAGACCCCCCAACAAACGCAGACTCCGAGACGGAAACCCTTTCCCCAATGATTTTGACCGTCCTCACACCAGAGGATGCTGTGAAACTGCTTTATGAAACAGAGGCACCAGATGCAGACCTCAAAACGGTCACAGACCTCACAACAGACTCGGACACAGAACCCCTTTACCCAATGAATTTGACCATCCTGACATCTGAGGATGCCATGAGACTGTTTTGCCAGATCGAGAATGGCTCTGACCTCCAACTCGCGTCCCCTGAACCATGCTCTGAAAACAAAGATAAGACACAGACAAAGCAACTAGAGAATATAGAAAGTGGCAGCTTAGATAAGTCCTGCTACTGTCCTTGTATTATTGAAACTGACAATGGGTTTGAAATGGGCCTATGCTCCagttgtcagagagagaaaggattgcAGCAAGGTACAAGATGCATAACAATCGCTCACTGCTTTACCATGTCAGATACAAATGATCAGGAGACAGAGGTCCCTAAGGACTCTGGGGGGAAGGCGACTGTTGACAATCAATGCAGGGACAAGAAGCAGATACATTCAACTGAAGAAGAGGGTGATGACAATCAATCCAGTGACAATAAGACACAGGGTGAAATGCAGCAATGTACAGGCGTCATACCGATCATTGACTTTTTTTTCTGGTCAGATGCAAGTGAGGATTCAgatcaggagacagaggagagctaTAATGAACAACATGCTCAAATTGAGGCTCATGCCTCTAGTGTTAAAATGACAGAGCCTGAAACAGATACCAAAGCACCATGTGAGTCAGCCCAAGAACGTACGACCCAAAGCAAAGTCAGTCATGGTTCTGAGAATAGGGAAAGATGGCAAGACTGTAGGACGAGTACATTACCACTTCCCAAGGTTGAAAACCCCTCTAAGGTAAGAGCTAACATCATAGAAGACAACTGGTGTTCACCTATAGAGGACTGTGGTTCACCTGTAGAAAAGTATGACAACGTTGCTGACTTTGTCACCCAATACAAAACCTGCAAGTCAAAGAAAAAAGTACAACACAAAATGAAAAAGGAGAAGACCCTCCATCCAACGTCATCTGACAGGCAAAAGCACAAGAAAAGCCATGGGAAAGCAGAGAGGGGAAGGTCACCATCCCAAACCGCTAAGTGCTCTGGGTTGAAGGCAACTGTGGATAATCAATGCAGGGACATGATGCCACATGCCTCACACAAGAGGAGACATTCAACTGAGAGTGATGAAAATCGATGTAAAGACAAGAAGAGGGGATCATCAACTGCGAAAGAGCGTGAGGGCTGTCAATCCATGGACAAGAAGCCACCGAAGAGTAGACATtccactgagaaagagagagaggacaatcaaAGTAGGGACAAGACGTCACAGAAGAGGAGAAATTCAACTGAAACTGAAGGCAGGAACTCTGACTCCAAAGAGTTACAGTGTCAgttggtggacagagagaggggcagtGGAAACTCACTCCTGTGCCCTGGGGTGAAAACCCTCCATGTGCAGGGATCCTCAACTACCACCGTTCCTCTCAAACTCTCCATAAACATCCCCAAAAAGCCTTCCATAAACACCTCACCCTCAAAACATACTGAAGTCCCCAGAATGCCAAAGACTAAAGCCCAGAACAAAATTAGCAAACACCGCTCCCCTGCAAAGTCAGTGTCTCCTGTTGTCAATGGGAGGCAGaggaacggcatcaaacacaaGCAAAAAATTCAACGCCAAAAAGTCCGATTGAAAAAGCTATCTTTACCAAAAAATCTTGTCAGGAAAGGTTCTCCACCAAgccagaagagagaggaagattcTCCACAAAGCCGAACGAGAGAGGAAGGTTCCCCACCaagccagaggagagaggaaggttcTCCACCAAGGCAGAAGAGGGTGGCGGATAGAGGAGAGCCTGGGGGTTTAGGGATAATGGTCTCTAAGAATCCTGACTCATCCAAGAAACTAAAACGTAAGGCAGAGAGTGACTTGACATCCCAACAGATGTCGACAAATATTCCGAAGGTGTTGAAAAAGAATGAGAAAGGAAGGTTGTCAAAAAGTGAGTGTGAGAACGACTCACTGCCCCCCAAGCCAAAGCTGCCAAGGATTCCGAAGCTTCCGAGGACTCCAGAGGTTTCAAAGGACtggcgtgagagagagaacaggaaagagACATCTCCCAGTGCTTCACCTGAATCACAAACGCTGAACAAACCTGCAAAAGTGGCACACAAACCCAAACCTTTTATCAAGCCTTCCAGTCCCAATGGTTATAGCCCAGGTAGTCATGCTTGCCCTAATCCGGCCATGCTATCACCGCAACATGGCAACCGACATTTTGGGGCAAAAGTCTCTGCGAGGCAGCAGGTGTTCTCAGATTGGGAGAGCAGCTTTGTCCCAACTCGCAGGCAATCAGGGTGTCCTCCAAAGGAAGTGGAAGGTCCACAGGCCAGTCCCAGGTCCAGCTCGGAGACCAGGATCATCCGATCTATTCTAAAACGCGCCGATGCTCCGCCGAAACCCAAGCGGAACATCAGCTTTCCTTTGAATCCGAGAAACGTGCACTACTTCAAGCCTTGTGAATATGAAAATGACGTCATGTTCAACAGGTCTTACACAGATCCGGAAGATGCACAGCATTCTGATGATGAAGAGGAAGATGTTCCTGTGAACTGCCAGAACACGAAGGAACAGCCCCCCGTTATGGAAGAGAAGCGACAAGATATAGGGGAGCTGAAGCCTGGACCAAGTGGTTTATGTGAAAAGCGCTTCAAATGGAAGTGGGAAATGCAGGAGCCTGCTGCCATTTTGATGAAGAAGAGCATTGTTCAGGCAAAGCATTGGACGAAGTCTCTCCATCGTGATCCTCCAAAAGAATTCAGACACTCAG CAAAAAAAACTGGAGTTGGTTACAAGTGGTCAGAGAAGCAGAAGAGGCCAAATGAAATTGAAG gcgtctttttcttctttggactttatatggcggttggcaaccaactttccAGCATTACTACAACCGACCAGAGGGTGGATataagttcatctttcaatcacccag CCAGAACCAAAGCTAAAGGGGAGAAACCAGACTGA